In the Sandaracinus amylolyticus genome, CACGGACGGAGAGTCGTCGTTGAGATTGCTGGCCATCGGCGACGTGCACGTGGAGCATCGGGCCAACCGCGAAGCGCTCGTCGCGCTTCCGCCGCAGCCCGACGACTGGCTCGTGCTGGCCGGCGACGTGAGCGAGTCGATCGCGAATCTCGAGCACGCGCTCGACGTGCTGCGACCGAAGTTCGCGCAGCTCGTCTGGGTGCCCGGGAACCACGAGCTCTGGACGGTGCCGCGCAGCGGGGAGCCCGAGCGCGGAGAGGCGCGCTACGACGCGATGGTCGCGGCGTGCCGTGCGCGCGGAGTGCTCACGCCGGAGGACGAGTACGTCGAGTGGCCCGGCGATCGATCGCTGCGCATCGCGCCGCTCTTCGTGCTCTACGACTACTCGTTCGCGCCGGATGGCATCGAGGGCGCGGACGCGGCGCGCAAGTGGGCAGCGGAGGACGGCATCGTCGCGACCGACGAGGCGCTCTTGCACGCGGATCCACATCCTTCGATCGACGCGTGGTGCCGCGCGCGCATCGCGCGCACCGTGCCGCGGCTCGAGGACGCGTCGCGCGCCCATCGCCTCGTGCTGATCAACCACTGGCCGCTGCGGCGCGATCTGGTGCGCATCCCGCGTGTGCCTCGTTACGTGCCGTGGTGCGGCACGCGCGCCACCGAGGACTGGCACGTCCGGTATCGCGCGGAGGTGGTCGTGAGCGGGCACCTGCACGTGCGCGCGACCGATCATCGCGACGGCGTGCGCTTCGAGGAGGTGAGCCTCGGTTAT is a window encoding:
- a CDS encoding metallophosphoesterase family protein: MRLLAIGDVHVEHRANREALVALPPQPDDWLVLAGDVSESIANLEHALDVLRPKFAQLVWVPGNHELWTVPRSGEPERGEARYDAMVAACRARGVLTPEDEYVEWPGDRSLRIAPLFVLYDYSFAPDGIEGADAARKWAAEDGIVATDEALLHADPHPSIDAWCRARIARTVPRLEDASRAHRLVLINHWPLRRDLVRIPRVPRYVPWCGTRATEDWHVRYRAEVVVSGHLHVRATDHRDGVRFEEVSLGYPRDWDAKLGAATYLRRIV